The following DNA comes from Reinekea thalattae.
AGTGGAAGCAGGTAAGGGTGGCAAAGGCTGCTTGAGCTTTCGCCGCGAAAAATTTATTGCTAAAGGTGGCCCTGATGGCGGCGATGGTGGCTTTGGTGGCAGTGTTTGGGTTCGTGCCGACGAGAATGCCAATACCCTGATTGATTATCGCTATACCCGGCGTTATAAAGCTGAAAATGGCCGACCTGGCCAAGGTGCCGATATGACTGGGCGTGGCGGCAAGGATACTTATTTAACGGTGCCGGTTGGAACAACGGTGATCGATGTTGATACCGATGAGGTGTTAGTCGACCTACGTCACCACGGTGAAGAATTCAAAGTCGCCGAAGGTGGTGCCCGTGGTCTTGGTAATACACGTTTTAAATCCAGTATTAACCGTGCACCAAGGCAAACGACACCAGGTAAAGAGGGCGAAAGCCGTAACCTCAAGTTCGAATTAAAAGTCTTAGCCGATGTTGGTTTGCTGGGTTTACCGAATGCCGGTAAGTCGACTTTGATTCGTTCGGTTAGTGCTGCCAAGCCAAAGGTTGCTGACTACCCGTTTACAACGATGGTACCGAACTTAGGTGTGGTGCGTGTTGATGAGATGCGCTCTTTCGTTATGGCGGATATTCCAGGTTTGATCGAAGGTGCATCAGAAGGTGCCGGTCTTGGTATTCGATTCCTTAAGCATTTGGTGCGTACTCGTGTATTACTGCACGTGGTAGATATGTTCCCATTTGATGAAACAACACCTGCTGATAATGCTTTAGCGATTGCCAACGAATTGACTGCGTTTAGCCCGACATTAGCAGAGCGCGAACGTTGGTTAGTGTTAAACAAAATTGATTTAGTACCTGAAGATGAGCGTCAAAGCCGTATCGATTCGGTGATTGAGGCGCTGGATTGGCAAGGGCCTGTGCATGTTATATCGGCGATGACTCATCAGGGAACTGAGCAGCTTGCTGCCGAGCTCATGACTTGGTTAGAGCAACGAAATGAGCGTCTAAAAGAAAACCCTGAGCTGGCAGAAGAAGATGAGGCCTTGCGTGAGCAGGTCGAGTTTGAAGCGCGTGAACGCATCGAAATGTTGTCCTCTGAGCGTAAGGCAGCCCGTGCTAAGGCAAAAGCCGAGCAGATGTCAGATGACGACGATGATGATGACGATCACGATATGGAAATCATCTACCAACCTTAATCTAACCGATGCCAATAGCCCTAAACAGCAATGATTAGGGCTTTTTTAAAGCGCAAGCTTTGACACTTTATGACTTTAATGCCGCAGCTTTGATACTTTAATCTAGAGGGTACATAGTGCAACAGATCGCTTCTTCCATCACTCATGGACAACGCTGGGTTGT
Coding sequences within:
- the cgtA gene encoding Obg family GTPase CgtA, translating into MKFVDEATIAVEAGKGGKGCLSFRREKFIAKGGPDGGDGGFGGSVWVRADENANTLIDYRYTRRYKAENGRPGQGADMTGRGGKDTYLTVPVGTTVIDVDTDEVLVDLRHHGEEFKVAEGGARGLGNTRFKSSINRAPRQTTPGKEGESRNLKFELKVLADVGLLGLPNAGKSTLIRSVSAAKPKVADYPFTTMVPNLGVVRVDEMRSFVMADIPGLIEGASEGAGLGIRFLKHLVRTRVLLHVVDMFPFDETTPADNALAIANELTAFSPTLAERERWLVLNKIDLVPEDERQSRIDSVIEALDWQGPVHVISAMTHQGTEQLAAELMTWLEQRNERLKENPELAEEDEALREQVEFEARERIEMLSSERKAARAKAKAEQMSDDDDDDDDHDMEIIYQP